The nucleotide window TGGGAAGCCCAACCTTACCCAATGAGAGTAGTCTCAATATTATTGGTCAGTGAAACAATATCATATCTTCTAAAATAGCATCTCTGTTACATGCAAGTTTGAAAGTGCCAAAATGTCATATCTCAGTTTAAATATCCTGGATGTAACAAACCTATAGAAGCTTAGATGTCTTTTGTTGCAGATACGATGAGATAATtgagataatgataataaacaGCACTTATAAGAGCACAGTATCTGACATATAATGCCTTAATAGAGATGCAATATTTCAGGCTTGGAACTACACAGAGACCACAGGCTCCATGGCCTGTCCTGTTGCCCTGGAATTGGCCATAGTGCCCCTTCACAAATTGTTAAAATAGCCGAGCTCTTTCAAAAATGAGGTTCTACACTTGATATTTTTGAACAGATGCAACGATATATTTACCTTAATATCAATAAGAAATCCCTCTAGTGGTCTGAATAAATTATGTATAGTCAGATGAAAGTCAAGTTGTTGCATAACGAGTAACTCGTGACCTAATATAAGCTCTGCTGCCCTCTCTTGGTCAGCGCTGAGATTTCCACAGAATTGCGTAATGGAGACATTGAATTCTTCTATCTTACAAGCAAGATACACACACGtcaacctgtaaagaaaaagtcACCAGTTTTAAAACTTCTTGATCAGGAAAATACATttgattaagtatttaacttttatttccacagaactctggaaGTACTGAGAATACACAGTGCTTACACCAGGTTAGAACAGAAAATAAGGTCAGGAAATCTGGTAAAATTACCTCaaggaaaaaataacaaaaattggaATGGTTTAGGCAGTTAACCCTGAGCAAGTATTCAGTTGCGAATAATGTTTTTGAAGTAGGGGTTGAAACATTAATATCGTAAGAAAATTTGTTATTGCTTAAAAGGTTGGTAATGAGTATTCtaattatttttcatttattgttattattctaAGACCAATGAGGTTAGAGCGGCGTCTTCTCCAGTAACAATcttatagttctaggagtaggtcaggggtggaaggggggggggggggtaacatcCTTACATAATAAACTTAGGATGATAATCCATCACTGTGTTGCGCAGGTAGAATCTCTTGAAATATGCACATGATGTACCCTGtaaagacagcaaaacaaaatcacttgtGAAATTTATGGATTTTAATGCTAGTTTGGCAAATCTTTAGCCCGTCGAGGGCGAGCTGTTCACCCTTGAAAATTAAGTAAAAGCAACTAAGTCACtggagtttgttttttttaaatccaagGTCCAATTTTATGACGTTTCTTacgcagaaaatattgctaaacaatTTATGCTAAAGAAAGTGAACAGGAGACCAGTCACAAATCGTACAGAAAACGTGGTAGTTTGGCtcgtaaccttattctagtaccCAGCGATAAGTataattcttttgtttttagcTACTTTTGCAAAAGGAAACTCTATTAGAATATCttaattaaagacaatggaaaacTGTCAAGGGCATCAAGGGGCATAACCTCTGTGTACTTACTGGCCTTGGCATGGTATGTTCTTATTACTTACCTTAACACTTGGTGGCATTGGGGGCTCAAATCTTCGGCAGAAATCTCGCAGTAGATGTTCATAATGACGACACAAAATGTATTCCTCATTTGCAGAAAGGAAAAAAGATCCTGGATCTTTCCTCTGTCAAAGAAAATCATTGaatgattcataaatacctcggactgtttcaagtctctgattggtcaacacCCGATCACATGGGGATGTATTAACGGgcggtataaagaccggctttggaaactAGCGAGTAAATGGCCCCTAAACCTACATTGTGTACAACTAGTTTCACTTTGCACTGTGCgaggtaatgaccttggttggtggctggcactgttaacggacctcctcacactgttattccctaattattGCTTCTTACATTGTAAATACATTAATATAGGCCTAGGTGTCATTGGGAtttgataatattaatattgcAACTACTAAGCCTGATTATCAATGTCATTATTTAAAGATTCATTAAACTATTTGTTAACTTAaccatttccttcctccatacCATGATTTAACTAAAActttctatctatctatcttccAATTGAGTACATCCCTCCAGTTCCATaggagtaattttttttttttttctaaatgtttATAATAGAccttgcacatgacgtcatttcagtacggcgccctcgccttgagagaggtcaaaaggaggttgttcattggccaatctatgtgcgttttgattgtttcgtcaccgtttgacctcaaagatggcggctggatgacgtcaatgcataaggtctattattattatatataatataatCTTTACATTACTTTAGTTGCAATGATCGCGAACCTCTGGCCACTGACCAGTTTAATACTATAGGTACCAGCTGGGTTAGGAATGATCATCTCAACTACAAACTACTTGGGAAAGTAGGCCCTACCATACATAggccatttctacctccatgctgagctagtattttttaaacaaaccttTGCTGAGATAAGATGATGTCGTTCTTGGAATCGAGTATTGCATTCTTGTCTGAGAATTTCTACATCCTTTTCGCTGCTGAATGTCCAGCATCTCTTCTGAGTGCTGCTCTGAAACATCACAAAGCTGAGGCTAACAGAATGATACTCATGAAAAAATATATCATTTATTGTGAGACCGTCTGCAACTTTTCAAGTTCAAAATGAAAGGCAAATGAACTAACTTATCTCACATTCAACAAAACcatgttttgattttgatttagtACAGCAAAACCATATAAAGTATGGTTACATTTCCTTTATTATTACTTTTCTTCATTCATGAGTAAAGGGTACCTGACTATTTTTTTCTCGACCTAGAGAGGGCGCAAACACGGACGTTTGGTAGTTTAATGTTCCCTTTTCTGAAGAATGTTTTTGTGGGGTACCACAAGAACAAAGAAACCCTTGGGTTGCATTGTTTCATTGTTAAAGTGGCCATCGTAGGGGTGGGTCAGGGACTGTTTAAACAACTTAGTTATCAAGTTAAACTTTAGCTTACCTAATTATGTGGGCCCAATCACTTTATTGTGGTTAGGGTTTCAAAAAGTGAAAGTGAACAACAGGTCTTTTTGTAAATTCATTCCCACACCAAACATTGTTTGAAATAAACACACCACAGACCCAACCTGTGAACACTTTATCAAAAGATctacttttttatttaaaactttttctaaaagaagttttttttactCTGAGCTTTTTTGCGCacattatacaaactttcaataATGTTCGAAAATAGTTATTGGTCTTTCTCGTCTTCGACAGTCCCTTGTTATGAGCTACATATACACATATGAGCTACATATAACAAATGAGATTTCActattttttcaattgaaaataaattgcatattctctttaaagccattatacattttcagtaaacagtattgtccaagtcgcac belongs to Asterias amurensis chromosome 5, ASM3211899v1 and includes:
- the LOC139937737 gene encoding cyclin-H-like: MFQSSTQKRCWTFSSEKDVEILRQECNTRFQERHHLISAKRKDPGSFFLSANEEYILCRHYEHLLRDFCRRFEPPMPPSVKGTSCAYFKRFYLRNTVMDYHPKFIMLTCVYLACKIEEFNVSITQFCGNLSADQERAAELILGHELLVMQQLDFHLTIHNLFRPLEGFLIDIKTRFPSLENPEQLRKSAEEFLHRSLASNVSLLYSPSQISLAALVTSAGRQKVNIDKYVTDFLLSSGKKEDLKELVMSIKKIRYLVSNIPPLNIEVVKSLEKKLDQCLNQELNPDSAIYKKKVQELLDAEDEDFTLENYTQNEESKRREAELLMSV